From the genome of Colius striatus isolate bColStr4 chromosome 15, bColStr4.1.hap1, whole genome shotgun sequence, one region includes:
- the LHFPL4 gene encoding LHFPL tetraspan subfamily member 4 protein isoform X2, with protein MLPSQEASKLYHDNYVRNSRAIGVLWAIFTICFAIINVVVFIQPYWAAAFFVLLSMVLTLGCITCFALFFFCNTATVYKICAWMQLLAALCLVLGCMIFPDGWDAETIRDMCGEKTGKYSLGDCSVRWAYILAIIGILNALILSFLAFVLGNRQNDLLHEELKTESKDFVGTAESRPAASHLSAPSAAPAAPRHGPLPAPVLYSSVIPSPRPGPGPTLLRVNEYSLNRVK; from the exons ATGCTGCCCTCGCAGGAAGCCTCCAAGCTCTACCATGACAACTACGTGCGGAACTCGCGCGCCATCGGCGTCCTCTGGGCCATCTTCACCATCTGCTTCGCCATCATCAACGTGGTGGTCTTCATCCAGCCGTACTGG GCGGCGGCCTTCTTCGTGCTGCTGTCCATGGTGCTGACGCTGGGCTGCATCACCTGCTTCGCCCTCTTCTTCTTCTGCAACACCGCCACCGTCTACAAGATCTGCGCCTGGATGCAGCTGCTGGCAG CGCTCTGCCTGGTGCTGGGCTGCATGATCTTTCCTGATGGCTGGGATGCAGAAACCATCCGGGACATGTGCGGGGAGAAGACGGGGAAGTACTCCCTGGGCGACTGCTCCGTACGCTGGGCTTACATCCTGGCCATCATCGGCATCCTCAACGCCCTCATCCTCTCCTTCCTGGCCTTCGTCCTCGGCAACCGGCAGAACGACCTGCTGCACGAGGAGCTCAAGACAGAGAGCAAAG ATTTTGTCGGCACCGCG GAGTCCCGACCCGCCGCGTCCCACCTGAGCGCGCCCAGCGCCGCGCCGGCTGCTCCGCGCCACggccccctccccgctcccgTTTTGTACAGCTCCGTGATCCCGTCTCCACGGCCGGGACCGGGCCCGACCCTTTTACGTGTAAATGAATATTCTCTAAACAGGGTAAAGTGA
- the LHFPL4 gene encoding LHFPL tetraspan subfamily member 4 protein isoform X1, whose translation MLPSQEASKLYHDNYVRNSRAIGVLWAIFTICFAIINVVVFIQPYWVGDSVNTPKPGYFGLFHYCVGSGLAGRELSCRGSFTDFSTIPSGAFQAAAFFVLLSMVLTLGCITCFALFFFCNTATVYKICAWMQLLAALCLVLGCMIFPDGWDAETIRDMCGEKTGKYSLGDCSVRWAYILAIIGILNALILSFLAFVLGNRQNDLLHEELKTESKDFVGTAESRPAASHLSAPSAAPAAPRHGPLPAPVLYSSVIPSPRPGPGPTLLRVNEYSLNRVK comes from the exons ATGCTGCCCTCGCAGGAAGCCTCCAAGCTCTACCATGACAACTACGTGCGGAACTCGCGCGCCATCGGCGTCCTCTGGGCCATCTTCACCATCTGCTTCGCCATCATCAACGTGGTGGTCTTCATCCAGCCGTACTGGGTGGGCGACAGCGTCAACACGCCCAAACCCGGTTACTTCGGGCTGTTCCACTACTGCGTGGGCAGCGGGCTGGCGGGCCGCGAGCTGTCGTGCCGCGGCTCCTTCACCGACTTCAGCACCATCCCCTCGGGCGCCTTCCAGGCGGCGGCCTTCTTCGTGCTGCTGTCCATGGTGCTGACGCTGGGCTGCATCACCTGCTTCGCCCTCTTCTTCTTCTGCAACACCGCCACCGTCTACAAGATCTGCGCCTGGATGCAGCTGCTGGCAG CGCTCTGCCTGGTGCTGGGCTGCATGATCTTTCCTGATGGCTGGGATGCAGAAACCATCCGGGACATGTGCGGGGAGAAGACGGGGAAGTACTCCCTGGGCGACTGCTCCGTACGCTGGGCTTACATCCTGGCCATCATCGGCATCCTCAACGCCCTCATCCTCTCCTTCCTGGCCTTCGTCCTCGGCAACCGGCAGAACGACCTGCTGCACGAGGAGCTCAAGACAGAGAGCAAAG ATTTTGTCGGCACCGCG GAGTCCCGACCCGCCGCGTCCCACCTGAGCGCGCCCAGCGCCGCGCCGGCTGCTCCGCGCCACggccccctccccgctcccgTTTTGTACAGCTCCGTGATCCCGTCTCCACGGCCGGGACCGGGCCCGACCCTTTTACGTGTAAATGAATATTCTCTAAACAGGGTAAAGTGA
- the LHFPL4 gene encoding LHFPL tetraspan subfamily member 4 protein isoform X3, which yields MLPSQEASKLYHDNYVRNSRAIGVLWAIFTICFAIINVVVFIQPYWVGDSVNTPKPGYFGLFHYCVGSGLAGRELSCRGSFTDFSTIPSGAFQAAAFFVLLSMVLTLGCITCFALFFFCNTATVYKICAWMQLLAALCLVLGCMIFPDGWDAETIRDMCGEKTGKYSLGDCSVRWAYILAIIGILNALILSFLAFVLGNRQNDLLHEELKTESKDFVGTARI from the exons ATGCTGCCCTCGCAGGAAGCCTCCAAGCTCTACCATGACAACTACGTGCGGAACTCGCGCGCCATCGGCGTCCTCTGGGCCATCTTCACCATCTGCTTCGCCATCATCAACGTGGTGGTCTTCATCCAGCCGTACTGGGTGGGCGACAGCGTCAACACGCCCAAACCCGGTTACTTCGGGCTGTTCCACTACTGCGTGGGCAGCGGGCTGGCGGGCCGCGAGCTGTCGTGCCGCGGCTCCTTCACCGACTTCAGCACCATCCCCTCGGGCGCCTTCCAGGCGGCGGCCTTCTTCGTGCTGCTGTCCATGGTGCTGACGCTGGGCTGCATCACCTGCTTCGCCCTCTTCTTCTTCTGCAACACCGCCACCGTCTACAAGATCTGCGCCTGGATGCAGCTGCTGGCAG CGCTCTGCCTGGTGCTGGGCTGCATGATCTTTCCTGATGGCTGGGATGCAGAAACCATCCGGGACATGTGCGGGGAGAAGACGGGGAAGTACTCCCTGGGCGACTGCTCCGTACGCTGGGCTTACATCCTGGCCATCATCGGCATCCTCAACGCCCTCATCCTCTCCTTCCTGGCCTTCGTCCTCGGCAACCGGCAGAACGACCTGCTGCACGAGGAGCTCAAGACAGAGAGCAAAG ATTTTGTCGGCACCGCG AGGATATAA
- the MTMR14 gene encoding myotubularin-related protein 14 isoform X1: MAAAARGCPPAGSGDRALAELLMEFSRAQYRAKDGGGAAAAKVERIERRCLELFGRDYRYSVIPNAHGEVCAHYPRHIVLLERDAGRDPFESTVQVGKLQDLINRSKMARCRGRFVCPVILYKGKHICRSATLAGWGELYGRTGYNYIFSGGSDDAWADAEDISEEDSALRNADSQLFDKVRGHDIKLLRYLSVRYICDLMVENKKVKFGLNVTSSEKVDKAQRYADFTLLSIPYPGCEFFKEYKDRDYTAEGLIFNWKQDYVDAPLSIPVSLTQSLNIDWSEYQSWDLVQQTQNYLKLLISIINSDDDSGLLVHCISGWDRTPLFISLLRLSLWADGLIHTSLEPAEILYLTVAYDWFLFGHMLVDRLSKGEEIFFFCFNFLKHITSEEFSAVKSQRRKSLPPGFTLEEICMLKQRDRGSTTSLSSDFSLGMESSPGAAGSFTYEAVELMPAGAQAQAAWRKSCASSPQAVLWSRAQQSEDRLPSTGLVEVKSSSSSSSTHSDNFLRIGSSPLEVPRSRSADHSLPGSSVSTDFGSWQMVTGCGSIREQAMLSADASLPCSFPDEFPSTCLLVSASDRESRLEEVRSAFVASYSRTIGLKAVPPSPSGAIGGLLEQFVRGVGLRGSSTL; encoded by the exons atggcggcggcggcccgcggCTGCCCCCCGGCGGGCTCCGGGGACCGCGCCCTGGCCGAGCTGCTGATGGAGTTCTCCCGGGCGCAGTACCGCGCCAAGGACGGCGGCGGTGCCGCTGCCGCGAAG GTGGAGCGGATCGAGCGGCGATGCCTGGAGCTCTTCGGCCGCGACTACCGCTACAGCGTGATCCCCAACGCGCACGGCGAGGTCTGCGCACACTACCCGCGGCACATCGTCCTCCTGGAGCGCGACGCCGGCCGCGACCC GTTTGAGAGCACTGTGCAGGTTGGCAAACTGCAGGACCTCATCAACCGAAGTAAGATGGCGAGGTGTAGAGGACGATTTGTTTGCCCAGTCATTCTGTACAAGGGAAAG CATATTTGCAGATCAGCAACACTGGCTGGCTGGGGAGAGCTCTATGGGCGCACTGGCTACAACTATATCTTCTCAG GAGGTTCTGATGATGCTTGGGCTGATGCAGAAGACATTTCAGAGGAAGATTCTGCACTTAG AAATGCAGACTCCCAGCTGTTTGACAAGGTCAGGGGACATGACATCAAGCTGCTTCGATACCTGTCTGTCCGATATATCTGTGACCTGATGGTGGAAAACAAGAAGGTGAAGTTTGGCTTGAA TGTGACCTCTTCTGAGAAGGTGGACAAAGCTCAACGTTACGCTGATTTCACGCTTCTCTCCATCCCATATCCAG GCTGTGAATTTTTTAAGGAGTACAAAGACCGGGATTATACAGCTGAAGGTCTCATATTTAACTGGAAACAG gATTATGTAGATGCTCCTTTAAGTATCCCAGTCTCTCTGACCCAATCTCTGAATATTGATTGGAGCGAGTACCAG AGCTGGGACCTTGTACAGCAGACACAGAACTACCTGAAGCTGCTGATCTCCATCATCAATAGCGATG ATGACAGCGGGCTCCTGGTGCACTGCATATCCGGCTGGGATCGAACACCACTCTTCATCTCCTTACTGCGCCTCTCCCTGTGGGCT GATGGGCTGATCCACACATCGCTGGAGCCAGCTGAGATTCTCTACCTGACAGTGGCCTACGACTGGTTTCTCTTTGG GCACATGTTAGTCGATCGACTCAGTAAAGGAGAAGAG attttctttttctgcttcaatTTTCTGAAGCACATCACCTCTGAGGAGTTCTCTGCTGTGAAGTCACAGAG AAGGAAGAGTTTGCCACCTGGCTTCACCCTGGAAGAGATCTGCATGCTCA aaCAGAGAGACCGAGGCAGCACCACAAGCCTGAGCAGCGACTTCTCCCTAGGGATGGAGAGTTCCCCTGGAGCAGCTGGGAGCTTCACCTATGAAGCAGTGGAGCTGATGCCAGCAGGAGCACAGGCTCAAGCTGCATG GAGGAAGAGCTGTGCCTCGTCACCACAAGCCGTGCTCTGGAGCAGGGCTCAGCAGTCTGAGGACAGGCTGCCTTCCACAGGGCTGGTTGAAGTCAagtcctccagctcctcctcatCAACCCATTCTGATAATTTCCTGAGGATTGGAAGCAGCCCACTGGAAGTGCCCAGATCCAG ATCGGCCGACCATTCCCTGCCCGGATCTTCCGTTTCCACAGACTTTGGCAGCTGGCAGATGGTGACAGGGTGCGGCAGCATTCGGGAGCAGGCGATGCTGAGCGCCGACGCCTCTCTCCCTTGCAGCTTCCCGGATGAGTTCCCTAGCACTTGCCT
- the MTMR14 gene encoding myotubularin-related protein 14 isoform X3, giving the protein MAAAARGCPPAGSGDRALAELLMEFSRAQYRAKDGGGAAAAKVERIERRCLELFGRDYRYSVIPNAHGEVCAHYPRHIVLLERDAGRDPFESTVQVGKLQDLINRSKMARCRGRFVCPVILYKGKHICRSATLAGWGELYGRTGYNYIFSGGSDDAWADAEDISEEDSALRNADSQLFDKVRGHDIKLLRYLSVRYICDLMVENKKVKFGLNVTSSEKVDKAQRYADFTLLSIPYPGCEFFKEYKDRDYTAEGLIFNWKQDYVDAPLSIPVSLTQSLNIDWSEYQSWDLVQQTQNYLKLLISIINSDDDSGLLVHCISGWDRTPLFISLLRLSLWADGLIHTSLEPAEILYLTVAYDWFLFGHMLVDRLSKGEEIFFFCFNFLKHITSEEFSAVKSQRRKSLPPGFTLEEICMLKQRDRGSTTSLSSDFSLGMESSPGAAGSFTYEAVELMPAGAQAQAAWSGVCGTGALQWREEYGCQRLDCNLWCRISAPGIGDHPMLKTVRLLWGCSWSLSPGESEGALFHVHRFHC; this is encoded by the exons atggcggcggcggcccgcggCTGCCCCCCGGCGGGCTCCGGGGACCGCGCCCTGGCCGAGCTGCTGATGGAGTTCTCCCGGGCGCAGTACCGCGCCAAGGACGGCGGCGGTGCCGCTGCCGCGAAG GTGGAGCGGATCGAGCGGCGATGCCTGGAGCTCTTCGGCCGCGACTACCGCTACAGCGTGATCCCCAACGCGCACGGCGAGGTCTGCGCACACTACCCGCGGCACATCGTCCTCCTGGAGCGCGACGCCGGCCGCGACCC GTTTGAGAGCACTGTGCAGGTTGGCAAACTGCAGGACCTCATCAACCGAAGTAAGATGGCGAGGTGTAGAGGACGATTTGTTTGCCCAGTCATTCTGTACAAGGGAAAG CATATTTGCAGATCAGCAACACTGGCTGGCTGGGGAGAGCTCTATGGGCGCACTGGCTACAACTATATCTTCTCAG GAGGTTCTGATGATGCTTGGGCTGATGCAGAAGACATTTCAGAGGAAGATTCTGCACTTAG AAATGCAGACTCCCAGCTGTTTGACAAGGTCAGGGGACATGACATCAAGCTGCTTCGATACCTGTCTGTCCGATATATCTGTGACCTGATGGTGGAAAACAAGAAGGTGAAGTTTGGCTTGAA TGTGACCTCTTCTGAGAAGGTGGACAAAGCTCAACGTTACGCTGATTTCACGCTTCTCTCCATCCCATATCCAG GCTGTGAATTTTTTAAGGAGTACAAAGACCGGGATTATACAGCTGAAGGTCTCATATTTAACTGGAAACAG gATTATGTAGATGCTCCTTTAAGTATCCCAGTCTCTCTGACCCAATCTCTGAATATTGATTGGAGCGAGTACCAG AGCTGGGACCTTGTACAGCAGACACAGAACTACCTGAAGCTGCTGATCTCCATCATCAATAGCGATG ATGACAGCGGGCTCCTGGTGCACTGCATATCCGGCTGGGATCGAACACCACTCTTCATCTCCTTACTGCGCCTCTCCCTGTGGGCT GATGGGCTGATCCACACATCGCTGGAGCCAGCTGAGATTCTCTACCTGACAGTGGCCTACGACTGGTTTCTCTTTGG GCACATGTTAGTCGATCGACTCAGTAAAGGAGAAGAG attttctttttctgcttcaatTTTCTGAAGCACATCACCTCTGAGGAGTTCTCTGCTGTGAAGTCACAGAG AAGGAAGAGTTTGCCACCTGGCTTCACCCTGGAAGAGATCTGCATGCTCA aaCAGAGAGACCGAGGCAGCACCACAAGCCTGAGCAGCGACTTCTCCCTAGGGATGGAGAGTTCCCCTGGAGCAGCTGGGAGCTTCACCTATGAAGCAGTGGAGCTGATGCCAGCAGGAGCACAGGCTCAAGCTGCATG GTCTGGTGTCTGTGGCACGGGTGCCTTACAGTGGAGGGAGGAATACGGCTGTCAGAGGCTTGACTGCAACTTGTGGTGCAGAATTTCTGCACCAGGAATTGGAGACCACCCCATGTTAAAAACTGTCAGACTTCTGTGGGGATGCTCCTGGAGTTTGTCCCCTGGTGAGAGTGAAGGAGCTTTGTTTCATGTTCACCGGTTTCACTGTTAA